The following proteins are co-located in the Paralichthys olivaceus isolate ysfri-2021 chromosome 2, ASM2471397v2, whole genome shotgun sequence genome:
- the znfx1 gene encoding NFX1-type zinc finger-containing protein 1 isoform X1 — MERQTSKNRRRGLDNGKETGQDTHRGGGRRGAGQESEETGKPEGMRGVGRGGKLELLREADRCRGRGGRGQTQGGRGGRGQTEGGRGGRGQTEGGRGGWGQTQGGRGGRGQTQGGRGGMGQTKGDMGGRGQTQGGRGGRGQAQRGRGGMGQTKGDMGGRGQTQGGRGGWGQIEEDTGGGRQENGVNVQRGDERYAGGCGRQSREGRNRGDVAKRLRGGLGTNGATRGITEMGVRRGGHSVDGREGMGDERRGDLSETQKRNRGRSESTRAGATQGRRLGYKALEELSEKDPSLVAIALSSDPALQDVLCETTMRQDLVELLCLALSKAFKSQRDRGSLQQLANIIKDSGFFRTVLPHYLVGMGSEFNPLRRAQYPQHLENILVILSKVLSIFPSSSIQTVSLLLTMLQCSMNNLSASGVVVQTQMEERVEGLQELVRHLEKSAREGKLHSKRDTYALLTSGDNTGEEEKEDFCKTPICPTPEELLLQHRPFLRRNTISQCYPNTHIFLDTHFRLLREDFVGPLRDGIQQLLWNQTDKGNTDKKMKTKNFDNIHLYFDTKLVTFKCTHNGISHIVQFDIQPLKSVRWENSKRLLYGSLVCLSCDNCESFLFATVSDRTLKDLHKGKIQITFTEESRLKLAGLQADQVFLMVESIAFFEAYRYVLQGLQEQGKANLPFQRYIVECSTDVQPPAYLKRQDKYDLSSVAMPKYEKSMKPFHSLKAEAWPRMEELGLDESQLSAIHLALTKELAIIQGPPGTGKTYVGLKIARALLTNPHLWSEESGSGTVLVVCYTNHALDQFLEGIYTFLKKGIVRVGGCSKSEILKPFNLRELRHSVKIRQMLPSHLRFAFGEIMKQLRLDEKNVVSESIKLKCSTKGILRENILQKFISRTHWISLQRPSVKDFFFETRKMKSSLIMEWLSLGATVFLQRETEIAKKNEADEEVMELMEEDLIEIEEEADLILAERIIDDDIGPRQGRDRRKELNMALAIREVEELMLVMNLDEAEIQAEQSEEGWEMQREQRIKLKNNIRKELQNTSAMTEEEAEKVFDIWTLSLSDRWRLYRLWLERYRLELRSTLLAAEQAYQNTVERLADVKQHESLCILKKAKVIGMTTTGAAKYRTILQEVRPCLVIVEEAAQVLEAHTITTLNQACQHLILIGDHQQLQPSVTVYELAKNFNMEISMFERLVKMGLPFVRLTNQHRMRPEIARLLTPHIYAELENHPSVFQFDNIKGLNTNLFFVEHEHPEHTDGTSRQNQHEATFVVALCRYLLLQEYKPEQITILTTYMSQLNCLRNLMPARQFSGVRVHVVDKYQGEENDIILLSLVRSNVHGKVGFLSIPNRVCVALSRARKGLYFVGNSATLETVKLWSNIFHTLEENNQIGKALTLCCQNHPDRQVEAACAKDFEQAPEGGCTQPCLFRLDCGHVCASVCHPYDPEHKMYKCNKNCEKILCDQGHKCPLVCHKECPEECPVRVKKIIPQCQHSQMVPCHQDPETFECKVPCQKTLLCGHPCVSTCGGPCTKMCDVKVTLKLKCGHSQEGACFYQTVEEKPDCLTPCQQQLKCGHPCRGNCTRCYQGRFHYPCFQRCERVLVCSHKCKKPCFLDGSPCQRPCDNCCVHSKCMKPCGQPCTLCTEPCVRQCPHQSCRKLCHEPCDHPPCTQPCAKTLDCGHQCIGLCGDKCPSKCRVCNESEVKEIFFGTEGDPQAHFVQLEDCRHIFEYSEMDKYMGVNDNEQANPGVVAITLKRCPRCQTPVRNSLRYRSHINCNLAGIEMVKVKIIGNPPDVKKHKEALKKMWKENSNTCKMLQPHIDQHISGKLKEHVLTADDLWVLEYQMDFLTRVVKLQMKSTKIDVAEFWLWLSDLHQKFTDQQVFDLQRQLLRLTFLTDLHVHCHEAKKRGKSDHIQSEVQTITEVLEKSGQFTEQDEQRVKETMEGLKQKLPFTGVLLSEEETTMKMPSGHWYKCPKGHVYLTTECGEAVERRWCPHCDATIVG, encoded by the exons ATGGAAAGGCAGACTTCAAAAAACAGGAGAAGAGGACTTGATAATG GCAAAGAAACTGGCCAAGATacccacagaggaggaggcagaagaggagcAGGGCAAGAAAGTGAGGAGACAGGTAAACCTGAAGGAATGCGTGGGGTAGGAAGAGGAGGTAAATTAGAGTTactgagagaggcagacagatgtAGAGGAAGAGGTGGCAGGGGGCAGAcacaaggaggaagaggaggcagagggcagacagaaggaggaagaggaggcagagggcagacagaaggaggaagaggaggctgggGGCAGAcacaaggaggaagaggaggcagggggCAGAcacaaggaggaagaggaggcatgGGTCAGACAAAAGGAGACATGGGAGGCAGGGGGCAGAcacaaggaggaagaggaggcagggggCAGgcacaaagaggaagaggaggcatgGGGCAGACAAAAGGAGATATGGGAGGCAGGGGGCAGAcacaaggaggaagaggaggctgggGTCAGATCGAAGAAGATACAGGAGGAGGTAGGCAGGAAAATGGAGTCAATGTGCAGAGAGGGGATGAAAGATATGCAGGAGGATGTgggagacagagcagagaaggGAGAAATAGAGGGGATGTTGCCAAGAGACTGAGAGGAGGGTTAGGAACAAATGGAGCAACAAGAGGGATAACAGAAATGGGTGTAAGGAGAGGAGGACATAGTGTGGATGGAAGAGAAGGTATGGGGGATGAGAGAAGAGGTGATTTGAGTGAGACACAAAAAAGGAATAGAGGGAGATCGGAGTCTACAAGAGCTGGAGCAACACAGGGCCGTCGCCTGGGCTACAAAGCACTTGAAGAACTGTCTGAAAAAGACCCCTCTTTGGTGGCCATCGCCCTCTCATCGGACCCTGCCCTACAAGATGTCCTGTGTGAGACAACCATGAGGCAGGACCTTGTCGAACTCCTCTGCCTGGCCCTGAGCAAAGCATTCAAATCACAGAGAGACCGaggatctctgcagcagctggccAACATCATTAAAGATTCAGGGTTTTTCCGCACCGTCCTGCCCCACTATCTGGTGGGCATGGGGTCAGAGTTCAACCCTCTCCGCAGGGCACAGTACCCTCAGCATCTTGAAAACATCCTGGTTATTCTGTCTAAG GTGCTTAGCATCTTCCCTTCTAGCTCCATTCAGACAGTGAGTCTGCTACTGACGATGCTCCAATGCTCCATGAACAACCTGAGCGCATCAGGAGTGGTTGTTCAAACTCAAAtggaggagagagtggagggTCTTCAGGAACTGGTCCGTCACCTTGAGAAGAGTGCCAGGGAGGGAAAACTGCACTCAAAGAGAGACACCTATGCCCTCCTTACATCTGGTGATAACACAG gtgaagaagagaaggaagattTCTGCAAGACACCCATCTGTCCAACTCCTGAGGAGTTATTGCTGCAACACAGGCCCTTCCTTAGACGCAACACCATCTCTCAGTGCTACCCAAACACCCACATCTTCCTTGACACACACTTCCGGCTGCTGAGAGAGGACTTTGTTGGGCCACTCCGTGACGGGATCCAGCAATTGCTCTGGAACCAAACGGACAAAggaaacactgataaaaaaatgaAGACCAAGAACTTTGATAATATCCATCTATATTTTGACACAAAACTGGTGACAttcaaatgcacacacaatgGCATTTCCCACATTGTCCAGTTCGACATTCAGCCACTTAAG TCTGTGCGCTGGGAGAATTCCAAGAGGCTGCTCTATGGTTCCCTGGTCTGCCTGTCCTGTGATAATTGTGAGAGCTTCCTGTTTGCCACAGTGTCAGATCGGACCCTCAAAGACCTGCACAAAGGAAAGATCCAGATTACCTTCACTGAAGAAAGCAGACTGAAGTTGGCTGGACTTCAG GCGGATCAGGTGTTCCTCATGGTAGAGAGCATCGCCTTTTTTGAGGCCTATCGCTATGTTCTACAGGGCCTCCAAGAGCAGGGGAAGGCCAATCTGCCCTTCCAGAg GTACATTGTGGAGTGCAGCACAGATGTGCAACCCCCAGCTTATCTGAAAAGACAAGATAAGTATGACCTGTCATCTGTTGCCATGCCTAAATATGAGAAAAGCATGAAGCCCTTTCACAGCCTGAAGGCAGAAGCCTGGCCGAGAATGGAAGAGCTGGGGCTGGATGAGTCTCAGTTGAGTGCCATCCACCTGGCCCTCACAAAGGAGCTGGCCATCATTCAGGGGCCTCCTGGCACTG GTAAAACCTACGTTGGTCTTAAGATAGCTCGGGCTCTGTTGACCAATCCGCATCTCTGGAGCGAGGAATCTGGCAGTGgtacagtactggtggtttgttACACAAACCATGCCCTGGATCAGTTCCTTGAGG GTATTTATACGTTTCTGAAAAAGGGCATCGTGAGAGTGGGAGGTTGCAGCAAAAGCGAGATCCTGAAGCCTTTCAATCTGAGAGAGCTCAGACactctgtcaaaatcagacagATGTTGCCATCTCACCTGCGCTTTGCATTTGGCGAG ATTATGAAGCAGCTGCGTCTGGATGAGAAGAATGTCGTGAGTGAGAGCATAAAGCTGAAGTGTTCTACGAAAGGAATCCTGCGTGAAAACATCTTACAGAAGTTCATTTCAAGGACACATTGGATCAGTCTGCAGCGACCATCT gttaaggactttttttttgAGACCCGAAAAATGAAGTCCAGTCTGATTATGGAGTGGTTGAGTTTGGGTGCCACCGTCTTcctgcagagggagacagagattgcaaaaaaaaatgaag CAGATGAGGAAGTGATGGAGCTGATGGAAGAGGACCTCATTGAAATCGAAGAGGAGGCAGATCTGATCCTGGCAGAGCGAATTATTGATGACGACATCGGTCCCAGACAGGGTAGAGATCGCAGAAAAGAGCTGAACATGGCGTTGGCCATCAGAGAAGTGGAAGAGCTGATGCTGGTTATGAACCTGGATGAAGCTGAAATACAGGCTGAGCAGAGCGAGGAAGGATGGGAG ATGCAACGGGAACAGAGGATAAAGCTGAAGAACAACATCAGAAAAGAGCTGCAGAACACTTCAGCTAtgactgaggaggaggcagagaaggtCTTTGATATTTGGACTCTTAGTCTCTCAGACAGATGGAGACTCTATCG GTTGTGGTTGGAGCGCTACAGGTTAGAGCTCCGCTCCACACTCCTTGCCGCTGAACAGGCCTATCAGAACACAGTGGAAAGACTGGCTGATGTAAAACAACACGAGAGCCTCTGTATCCTTAAGAAAGCCAAG GTTATTGGCATGACAACAACAGGGGCTGCCAAATACCGCACAATTCTGCAGGAGGTGCGTCCATGTCTGGTGATCGTAGAAGAGGCTGCGCAGGTTCTTGAGGCCCACACCATCACCACATTGAACCAAGCATGCCAACATCTCATCCTCATCGGGGACCACCAGCAG CTTCAACCCAGTGTCACAGTGTATGAACTTGCTAAGAACTTCAACATGGAGATCTCAATGTTTGAAAGACTGGTGAAGATGGGGCTTCCTTTTGTCAGGCTCACCAACCAG CATCGTATGAGGCCAGAAATTGCCCGTCTTTTGACCCCACATATCTACGCAGAGCTGGAAAACCATCCCTCTGTGTTCCAATTTGACAACATCAAG GGCCTAAATACTAACTTGTTCTTTGTGGAGCACGAGCATCCAGAACATACAGATGGGACAAGCCGCCAGAACCAACATGAAGCCACATTTGTTGTCGCTCTCTGCCGCTATCTTCTCCTTCAAGAATACAAACCAGAGCAAATTACCATCCTTACAACCTATATGAGCCAACTCAACTGTCTGCGCAACCTTATGCCTGCCAGACAGTTCTCAGGGGTCAGAGTGCATGTAGTAGACAAGTACCAGGGAGAAGAGAATGACATTATCTTGTTGTCTTTGGTCCGTAGCAATGTGCATGGCAAAGTTGGTTTTTTGAGCATCCCCAATCGCGTCTGTGTAGCCTTGTCTCGTGCCAGGAAAGGTCTTTACTTTGTTGGCAACAGTGCAACACTTGAAACTGTCAAACTGTGGAGCAACATCTTTCACACACTGGAGGAGAACAACCAGATTGGGAAGGCTCTCACCCTCTGCTGTCAGAATCATCCCGATCGACAAGTAGAAGCTGCTTGTGCTAAGGACTTCGAACAAGCCCCTGAAGGTGGCTGCACTCAGCCGTGCCTGTTCCGTTTGGATTGTGGCCATGTTTGCGCAAGTGTCTGCCACCCCTACGACCCTGAGCACAAGATGTACAAGTGTAACAAGAATTGCGAGAAGATTTTATGTGATCAGGGGCACAAGTGTCCACTTGTGTGTCATAAAGAATGCCCAGAGGAATGTCCAGTGAGGGTGAAGAAGATCATACCTCAGTGTCAACACTCACAGATGGTTCCTTGCCACCAAGatcctgagacatttgaatGCAAGGTGCCTTGCCAGAAAACGCTACTGTGTGGACATCCATGTGTTTCAACCTGCGGGGGACCATGCACCAAGATGTGCGATGTGAAGGTCACCTTGAAACTAAAGTGTGGCCACAGCCAGGAAGGTGCTTGTTTTTACCAAACAGTGGAAGAGAAGCCTGATTGTTTGACCCCATGTCAGCAGCAGCTAAAATGTGGCCATCCTTGTCGTGGTAACTGCACCAGGTGTTATCAGGGACGCTTCCATTACCCATGTTTTCAGCGGTGCGAGCGTGTTCTTGTTTGTTCACATAAGTGTAAGAAACCTTGCTTTCTTGATGGCTCCCCATGTCAGAGACCATGTGACAATTGCTGTGTCCACAGTAAGTGTATGAAGCCATGTGGGCAGCCCTGTACCCTATGCACTGAGCCCTGCGTCCGGCAGTGCCCTCACCAAAGCTGCAGAAAGCTTTGCCACGAGCCATGTGATCATCCACCGTGCACCCAACCCTGTGCCAAGACCCTGGATTGTGGCCACCAGTGCATAGGTCTGTGTGGAGACAAATGTCCAAGCAAATGTCGGGTCTGTAATGAAAGTGAAGTCAAAGAGATTTTCTTTGGAACTGAGGGTGACCCTCAGGCTCACTTTGTTCAGCTAGAAGACTGTAGACACATTTTTGAATACTCAGAGATGGACAAGTACATGGGAGTGAATGACAATGAGCAGGCAAATCCAGGGGTGGTGGCCATAACATTGAAGAGATGTCCAAGGTGTCAGACTCCAGTCCGCAACAGTCTACGCTACAGATCTCACATTAACTGCAATCTGGCTGGGATAGAGATGGTTAAGGTGAAGATAATTGGAAATCCACCAGATGTTAAAAAGCACAAGGAGGCTCTTAAAAAAATGTGGAAGGAAAACTCAAACACCTGTAAAATGCTTCAACCACACATTGATCAGCACATCAGCGGGAAACTGAAAGAGCACGTTCTCACAGCAGATGACCTGTGGGTCCTGGAATACCAGATGGATTTCCTAACTAGAGTTGTAAAGCTACAGATGAAAAGCACCAAGATTGATGTTGCAGAGTTTTGGTTGTGGCTGAGTGACCTCCACCAAAAATTCACAGACCAGCAGGTCTTTGATTTACAGAGACAGTTACTGAGACTCACCTTCTTAACTGATCTCCACGTCCATTGTCATGAGGCaaaaaagagggggaaaagTGATCATATTCAGTCAGAGGTACAAACAATCACAGAAGTTTTGGAAAAGTCTGGCCAGTTCACAGAGCAAGATGAACAAAGAGTGAAAGAAACcatggaggggctgaagcaaaaGCTTCCATTCACAGGCGTGTTGCTCAGTGAGGAGGAGACTACAATGAAAATGCCTTCTGGACACTGGTACAAATGTCCTAAAGGCCACGTCTATCTTACAACCGAGTGCGGAGAGGCTGTGGAGAGGAGATGGTGCCCTCATTGTGATGCTACCATTGTTGGGTGA